A section of the Anabaena cylindrica PCC 7122 genome encodes:
- a CDS encoding diguanylate cyclase domain-containing protein: MYLNRCYDACSLILIVDDNPDNLRLLSKMLESKGFKVKKTVSGQVAIQAAKIEPPDLILLDINMPDINGYEVCRQLKSQPETANIPIIFISALDQTTDKIMAFEIGGVDYITKPFQELEVLARVKNQLIIYQQHRQLIVQNQQLQAEIKERQRIEEALLAVNHQLQLFAILDGLTGVANRRKFDEYLNLEWQRLSRENLPLSLLLCDVDFFKNYNDTYGHLSGDYCLQQIAKTLKSSVKYPTDLLARYGGEEFAVILSNTNFQEAVGVAEEIRQEVYNLKIPHAQSRVDKFVTVSIGVTTIFPNIETIPNTLIEIVDQALYTAKAQGRNRIIAKSVR; this comes from the coding sequence ATGTATTTAAACAGATGCTATGACGCTTGTAGTCTAATTCTGATTGTTGATGATAACCCAGACAATCTCCGCTTGCTATCTAAAATGTTAGAGTCAAAAGGATTTAAAGTAAAAAAAACAGTTAGTGGTCAAGTGGCAATTCAAGCAGCGAAAATAGAACCTCCTGATTTGATTTTGCTAGATATTAATATGCCTGATATCAATGGTTATGAAGTTTGTCGGCAATTAAAATCCCAACCAGAAACAGCAAATATTCCTATAATTTTCATTAGCGCTTTAGATCAAACTACAGATAAAATTATGGCTTTTGAAATTGGTGGAGTAGACTACATTACAAAACCTTTTCAAGAATTAGAAGTTTTAGCAAGGGTTAAAAATCAATTAATTATTTACCAACAACATCGGCAACTTATTGTTCAAAATCAACAATTACAGGCAGAAATCAAGGAACGTCAACGAATTGAAGAAGCTTTATTAGCAGTTAATCACCAGTTACAACTTTTTGCTATTTTAGATGGATTAACAGGGGTTGCCAATCGCAGAAAATTTGATGAATATTTAAATTTAGAATGGCAACGACTATCTCGTGAAAATTTGCCTCTATCTTTATTATTATGTGATGTAGATTTTTTTAAAAATTATAACGATACTTATGGTCATTTAAGCGGCGATTATTGTTTACAGCAAATAGCTAAAACATTGAAATCATCGGTTAAATATCCGACTGATTTACTAGCTCGTTATGGGGGAGAAGAATTTGCAGTAATTCTCTCAAATACAAATTTTCAAGAGGCTGTAGGTGTAGCCGAAGAAATCCGACAAGAGGTATATAATCTCAAGATTCCCCATGCTCAATCTAGAGTTGATAAGTTTGTAACTGTCAGTATTGGAGTTACCACTATTTTTCCTAATATAGAAACTATACCAAATACTTTAATAGAGATTGTTGATCAAGCACTCTACACTGCTAAAGCACAGGGAAGAAACAGAATTATAGCTAAAAGTGTCAGGTGA
- a CDS encoding diguanylate cyclase domain-containing protein: protein MSMFFNQSCQSYNFILIIDNDPNNQCTLSNILQLNGIKVKKTISGKTSIQVAKQELPDLILLDINTPEINGYEVYQQLKTQIETANIPIIFISTPEQTLAKIMSFNIGRVDYTEKNFQESEVLAPIKNKSLFWQQNQGMINQNQGLWQESWESRKTKQIIKAETLVDELTGIANRRKFDEYFNLEWRRLCRKNLPLSLLLCNVDFFKSYNNTYGYLSGDSCLQQIAKTIKLSVKRSTDLLARYQEEKFAIILSNTEFGGAVYLAELIRKEVYNLKIPHTQSKIDEFITLSIGLATILPKQNVLPNTFIEMVEKALDEAKIHGGDLIIARKII, encoded by the coding sequence ATGTCTATGTTTTTTAATCAATCATGTCAGAGTTATAATTTTATTTTGATTATTGATAATGATCCAAATAATCAATGTACTCTATCTAATATTTTACAATTAAATGGAATAAAAGTCAAAAAGACTATAAGTGGTAAAACATCTATACAAGTTGCTAAACAAGAACTTCCTGACTTGATTTTACTTGATATAAATACACCTGAAATCAATGGATATGAAGTTTATCAGCAATTAAAAACTCAGATAGAAACTGCCAATATTCCCATAATATTTATTAGTACTCCAGAGCAAACTCTAGCAAAAATCATGTCATTTAATATTGGACGAGTAGACTACACAGAAAAAAATTTTCAAGAATCAGAAGTTTTAGCACCCATAAAAAATAAATCATTATTTTGGCAACAGAACCAGGGAATGATTAACCAAAATCAAGGACTATGGCAAGAAAGCTGGGAATCTCGAAAAACTAAACAAATTATAAAAGCAGAGACTTTAGTAGATGAATTAACAGGAATTGCTAATCGGAGGAAATTTGATGAATATTTTAATCTTGAATGGCGACGACTTTGCCGCAAAAATTTACCTCTATCTTTACTATTATGTAATGTAGACTTTTTCAAAAGCTACAATAATACTTATGGTTATTTATCAGGAGATAGTTGTTTACAACAAATAGCTAAAACAATTAAATTATCGGTGAAGCGTTCAACTGATTTATTAGCTCGTTATCAGGAAGAAAAGTTCGCTATAATTCTCTCAAATACAGAATTTGGAGGCGCTGTTTATTTAGCAGAGTTAATCCGCAAGGAAGTATATAATCTCAAAATTCCCCATACGCAATCTAAAATTGATGAATTCATCACATTAAGTATAGGTTTAGCAACTATATTACCTAAGCAAAACGTACTTCCAAATACATTCATTGAGATGGTTGAAAAGGCACTTGATGAAGCTAAAATTCATGGTGGAGACCTAATTATAGCTCGAAAAATAATATGA
- a CDS encoding protein adenylyltransferase SelO: MTPPKTANHTNSINPFLTLNYESALESLGDDYYDEVAAAEFPQHILRWRNNALLPRLGLDPQAVTDEDFISAFGKFEGRKPLLALRYHGYQFGEYNSRLGDGRGFLYGQIRGTDGELYDLGTKGSGTTPYSRGGDGMLTLKGGVREVLAAELLQRLGVRTSRCLSMIETGLGLWRGDEPSPTRSSVMIRMSKSHIRFGTFERLHYLKRPDLTKKLLDHVIETYYQHLNAENDKYALFYAELVQRVAELVAQWMAAGFCHGVLNTDNMSITGESFDYGPYAFIPTYDLHFTAAYFDYYRRYCYGQQPSICHLNLEMLQEPLKAVIDIVDLQTSLARFAEYYQAEYRTLMLKKLGFENCKFAQADELLALTITFLQESQISYHQFFSDMAFTFSSKWRDEPAFVMNTSEIVPTLGSSPIFDNWCVLYHQILNQFDPNQMENTAKTLAKYNPASTLLRPVIESIWEPIMQEDNWQPFYNLVEQFQV, translated from the coding sequence ATGACACCGCCTAAAACTGCAAATCACACAAATTCCATTAATCCTTTTCTCACCCTTAACTACGAAAGCGCCTTAGAATCTCTAGGTGATGACTATTATGACGAAGTTGCAGCAGCAGAATTTCCTCAACATATTCTGCGTTGGCGCAATAATGCACTACTACCCCGTTTAGGACTTGATCCTCAAGCAGTTACAGACGAAGATTTTATTAGCGCTTTTGGCAAATTTGAAGGGCGTAAACCCTTATTAGCACTGCGTTATCACGGTTATCAATTTGGTGAATATAACTCGCGCTTGGGTGACGGTAGAGGCTTTCTTTATGGACAAATACGCGGCACTGATGGCGAATTATACGACCTTGGCACAAAAGGATCTGGAACAACACCCTACTCTCGTGGTGGGGACGGAATGCTCACCCTCAAAGGTGGAGTCAGAGAAGTTCTAGCAGCTGAATTACTACAACGCTTGGGTGTGAGAACCTCCCGCTGTCTGAGTATGATTGAAACAGGTTTAGGTCTTTGGCGTGGAGATGAACCTTCCCCTACTCGCTCATCTGTCATGATACGGATGAGTAAATCTCATATCCGGTTTGGAACTTTTGAACGACTGCACTATTTAAAGCGTCCTGACTTAACTAAAAAACTACTAGATCATGTAATAGAAACTTATTACCAACATCTAAATGCTGAAAATGATAAATATGCCCTATTTTATGCCGAACTAGTGCAGCGAGTAGCAGAACTAGTAGCACAGTGGATGGCTGCTGGCTTTTGTCATGGAGTTTTGAATACTGACAATATGTCGATTACGGGAGAGAGTTTTGACTATGGGCCTTATGCCTTTATTCCTACTTATGATCTCCACTTTACCGCTGCATATTTCGATTATTATAGACGCTATTGTTACGGACAACAACCTAGTATTTGTCACTTGAATTTAGAAATGCTGCAAGAACCTTTAAAAGCAGTAATTGATATCGTTGACTTGCAAACTAGTTTAGCTAGATTTGCAGAATATTATCAGGCAGAATATCGGACTTTAATGTTGAAGAAGTTGGGTTTTGAAAATTGCAAATTTGCTCAAGCTGACGAACTCTTAGCATTAACAATTACCTTTTTACAAGAAAGTCAAATTAGTTATCATCAGTTTTTCTCAGATATGGCCTTTACTTTTTCGAGCAAGTGGCGAGATGAACCTGCATTTGTGATGAATACTTCAGAAATCGTTCCTACCTTGGGATCATCCCCAATTTTTGATAATTGGTGCGTACTTTATCATCAAATTCTCAATCAGTTTGATCCCAATCAAATGGAAAATACTGCCAAAACTCTAGCTAAATATAATCCCGCATCCACCTTGCTAAGACCTGTAATTGAATCAATTTGGGAACCAATCATGCAAGAAGATAATTGGCAACCTTTTTATAATTTAGTTGAGCAATTCCAAGTCTAA
- a CDS encoding GNAT family N-acetyltransferase yields MHLDLPLITSDRLLLQVAILEDIPQILNYFTINKNYLTPFSPVWIDGFFTAEYWQDQIDKDQIEFINDYSLKLFIYPQNNPEKIIGLINFTSFVRGAASFCNVGYNLAENAQGYGYMTEALKAATEYVFQELKFHRIMANYMPHNRRSGNVLKRLGFVIEGYARDYLLINGQWEDHILTSLTNPNWKP; encoded by the coding sequence ATGCATTTAGACCTGCCATTAATTACAAGCGATCGCCTATTATTACAAGTAGCGATTTTAGAAGATATTCCTCAAATTCTTAACTATTTTACTATTAATAAAAACTATCTTACCCCATTTTCACCAGTTTGGATTGATGGTTTTTTTACAGCAGAATATTGGCAAGATCAGATAGACAAAGATCAGATAGAATTTATTAATGATTACTCATTAAAACTATTTATTTATCCCCAAAATAACCCAGAGAAAATTATTGGTCTTATCAACTTTACCAGTTTTGTGCGGGGAGCCGCCAGTTTTTGTAATGTTGGATATAATCTAGCGGAAAATGCACAAGGTTATGGCTACATGACAGAAGCTTTAAAAGCCGCAACTGAATATGTATTTCAAGAGTTAAAGTTTCACCGCATCATGGCCAATTATATGCCACACAATCGCCGTAGTGGTAACGTGCTAAAAAGACTTGGTTTTGTCATAGAAGGATATGCTAGAGACTATTTATTGATTAACGGTCAATGGGAAGATCATATTCTCACCAGCTTGACTAATCCTAACTGGAAACCATAG
- the bioB gene encoding biotin synthase BioB, with product MGIRYDWQQAEILAIYNTPFLELIYQAASVHRQFHDPKQIQVCKLISIKTGGCPEDCSYCAQSSRYKTEVKPEALLEKETVINIAKKAKETGVSRVCMGAAWREVRDNSQFDEVLEMVQDVTAMGLEVCCTLGMLTENQARRLEDAGLYAYNHNLDTSEEYYSTVITSRTYSDRLHTIENVRQTNVTVCSGGILGLGESVEDRVGMLYTLSNLQPHPESVPINILSQVPGTPLANQPEVPIWEVVRMIATARIVMPTSDVRLSAGRAKLSQIEQALCFMAGANSIFSSDDNKMLTVTTPCPDYDADREMLNLLGLEMRPPFQKQEKTPAAVMMK from the coding sequence GTGGGAATACGCTACGATTGGCAGCAAGCGGAGATTTTGGCAATATACAATACACCATTTCTAGAGCTTATTTATCAAGCTGCTAGTGTACATCGCCAATTTCATGACCCAAAACAAATACAAGTTTGTAAGCTTATCTCTATTAAAACAGGTGGTTGTCCAGAAGATTGTAGTTACTGCGCCCAATCTTCTCGCTATAAAACCGAGGTTAAGCCAGAAGCATTGTTAGAAAAAGAAACGGTGATTAACATTGCTAAAAAGGCGAAAGAAACAGGTGTGAGTCGCGTCTGTATGGGTGCTGCTTGGCGGGAGGTGCGGGATAATTCCCAATTTGATGAAGTTCTGGAGATGGTGCAGGATGTCACGGCTATGGGTTTAGAGGTATGCTGCACTTTAGGAATGTTGACAGAAAATCAGGCCAGGCGGTTAGAAGATGCGGGATTGTATGCTTATAACCATAATTTGGATACTTCTGAAGAATATTATAGTACGGTGATTACTAGTCGGACTTATAGCGATCGCTTGCATACTATTGAAAATGTCCGCCAAACTAATGTGACTGTCTGTTCTGGTGGCATTCTTGGCTTAGGTGAAAGCGTTGAAGATCGTGTTGGAATGTTGTACACGCTATCCAATTTACAACCACACCCAGAATCCGTACCCATTAATATCCTCTCACAAGTACCGGGTACACCTTTGGCAAATCAACCAGAAGTTCCGATTTGGGAAGTGGTACGGATGATTGCCACCGCTAGAATTGTTATGCCTACTTCGGATGTGCGTTTAAGTGCAGGTAGGGCGAAACTCTCCCAAATTGAACAAGCTTTATGTTTTATGGCTGGGGCTAATTCCATCTTTTCCAGCGATGATAACAAAATGTTAACGGTGACAACTCCCTGTCCTGATTATGATGCAGACCGGGAAATGCTGAATTTGCTGGGTTTAGAGATGCGTCCACCATTCCAAAAACAGGAAAAAACACCTGCTGCTGTGATGATGAAATAA
- the petL gene encoding cytochrome b6-f complex subunit PetL, with protein sequence MAVVEYIVFLGVFMGVAVGLLFGLRSAKII encoded by the coding sequence ATGGCTGTAGTTGAATATATTGTCTTTTTAGGCGTGTTCATGGGTGTAGCTGTTGGTTTACTGTTTGGTCTGCGTTCTGCCAAGATCATTTAA
- the aroB gene encoding 3-dehydroquinate synthase, which yields MTSVIKVDIPEKSYEIAVAPGSIDKLGEQMASLNLGKKVLLVSNPMIFKYYGERAIASLQNAGFEVTSYNLPPGERYKTLNSIQKIYDIALENRLERSSTMVALGGGVVGDMTGFAAATWLRGINVVQVPTSLLAMVDSAIGGKTGVNHPHGKNLIGAFHQPRLVLIDPEVLKTLPAREFRAGMAEVIKYGVIWDAELFTQLEASKHLDQLRYVKSDLINYILTHSCQAKADVVSKDEKESGLRAILNYGHTIGHAVESLTEYRLLKHGEAVGIGMVAAGEIGEKLGLWQKVDTERQNALIKKAGLPTQLPAGLDIETIIDALQLDKKVKSGKVRFVLPTQIGEVKVTDEVPADIIRQVLKEMAG from the coding sequence ATGACTTCCGTAATTAAAGTAGATATACCAGAAAAGTCTTATGAAATAGCTGTTGCACCTGGGAGTATAGATAAACTGGGTGAACAGATGGCGAGTTTGAATCTAGGCAAGAAAGTTTTGCTAGTTTCTAACCCGATGATATTTAAATATTATGGCGAAAGAGCGATCGCATCCTTACAAAATGCCGGCTTTGAAGTCACCAGCTACAACCTCCCACCAGGTGAACGCTACAAAACCCTCAACTCCATCCAAAAAATCTATGATATCGCCCTCGAAAACCGCCTAGAACGCTCCTCCACAATGGTCGCCTTGGGGGGAGGTGTAGTTGGTGATATGACCGGGTTTGCAGCCGCTACATGGTTAAGAGGAATTAACGTCGTCCAAGTACCTACCAGTCTCTTAGCAATGGTAGATTCAGCTATTGGTGGTAAAACCGGAGTAAATCATCCCCACGGCAAAAACTTAATTGGCGCATTCCATCAACCGCGCCTAGTCTTAATTGATCCAGAAGTCTTAAAAACCCTGCCAGCGAGGGAATTTCGAGCGGGAATGGCGGAAGTGATCAAGTATGGCGTAATTTGGGACGCTGAATTGTTTACCCAATTGGAAGCGAGTAAACACCTTGACCAACTCCGCTATGTAAAATCCGACCTGATAAATTACATATTAACCCATTCTTGTCAAGCGAAAGCAGATGTTGTGAGCAAAGATGAAAAAGAATCTGGACTTCGCGCCATTCTTAACTATGGTCACACTATCGGTCATGCAGTAGAAAGCTTGACAGAGTATCGTCTGCTCAAACATGGGGAAGCTGTAGGCATTGGTATGGTAGCAGCAGGAGAAATTGGCGAAAAATTGGGACTGTGGCAAAAAGTAGACACAGAACGTCAAAACGCTTTAATTAAAAAAGCTGGTTTACCGACACAATTACCAGCAGGGTTGGATATTGAAACCATTATTGATGCTTTGCAATTAGATAAAAAAGTCAAATCCGGTAAAGTGCGGTTTGTGTTACCAACCCAAATTGGTGAAGTGAAAGTTACTGACGAAGTACCAGCGGATATTATTAGGCAAGTATTAAAGGAAATGGCAGGTTAG
- a CDS encoding cytochrome P450 yields the protein MLTEILQQGEKYDLLNPLFFANPDATLHQMRTEDPIYWHSQLESWILTRYVDIYNVIRDPRFSVDRGGKIGKSKSLAVKTKLDFCNQYFTQWMVFSDPPRHTRLRNLVGKAFTPQLIESLHPLIQNFADELIDAIQDSGKMEVIHDFAVPLPALVTAKLLGVPQEDIPLLKRWSSNMFMLFGAGWASEEVVETTYQSLVDSIQYFDALIAEYRQSPSDNLINQLIAAEDHGSVLSDEELTATCITFMAGAYETTTYLISNGLLALLQNPEQLQMLQENPLLIDSTVEEILRYCGPAFSVVRRAIADIEINGQLITNGQKIYCVLHAANHDPAKFPNPDKFEITRKENRHLGLGQGIHVCLGAALTRLETKIAINTILQRLQNIRLDTEQLTWIPNLAMRGLEELPIVFSLKGIPNKKIFN from the coding sequence ATGCTGACTGAAATTTTGCAACAAGGGGAAAAGTATGACTTACTTAACCCCTTATTTTTTGCCAACCCTGATGCCACTTTGCATCAAATGCGGACTGAAGATCCGATTTATTGGCATTCTCAATTGGAGTCATGGATTCTCACTCGTTACGTTGATATTTACAATGTCATTCGTGATCCAAGATTTTCTGTAGACAGAGGTGGCAAGATTGGCAAAAGCAAATCTTTAGCAGTAAAAACTAAGCTGGATTTTTGCAATCAATACTTTACTCAGTGGATGGTATTTTCTGATCCTCCTAGACATACACGACTCCGGAATTTAGTGGGTAAGGCATTCACTCCACAGCTAATAGAAAGCTTACATCCTTTGATTCAAAACTTTGCTGATGAATTAATAGATGCTATTCAAGATAGTGGCAAAATGGAAGTAATTCATGATTTTGCTGTTCCTTTACCAGCCCTTGTCACGGCGAAGTTGTTGGGTGTACCACAAGAGGATATCCCACTACTTAAACGCTGGAGTAGCAATATGTTTATGCTATTTGGGGCTGGTTGGGCTAGTGAAGAAGTGGTAGAAACTACTTACCAAAGCTTAGTGGATAGTATTCAATACTTTGATGCTCTGATTGCAGAGTACCGTCAATCTCCTAGTGATAATTTAATTAATCAGTTAATAGCTGCTGAAGATCACGGTAGTGTACTAAGTGATGAAGAACTGACAGCAACCTGTATTACTTTTATGGCAGGTGCATATGAAACTACAACTTATTTGATTAGCAATGGATTGTTGGCGTTGCTACAAAATCCTGAACAGCTACAGATGTTACAAGAGAATCCTCTGTTGATTGATTCGACAGTGGAAGAAATTTTGCGATATTGTGGGCCAGCGTTTAGCGTAGTTCGCCGAGCTATTGCAGATATTGAGATAAATGGTCAGTTAATTACTAATGGGCAGAAAATATATTGCGTTTTACACGCTGCTAATCATGATCCCGCTAAGTTCCCTAACCCAGATAAATTTGAAATAACTCGTAAAGAAAATCGTCATCTTGGCTTAGGACAAGGTATTCATGTTTGTCTAGGTGCAGCTTTGACACGTCTGGAAACAAAAATTGCTATCAATACTATTCTCCAACGCTTGCAAAATATCCGCCTGGACACTGAACAGTTGACTTGGATACCAAATTTGGCAATGCGGGGTTTGGAAGAATTACCTATTGTTTTTTCACTTAAGGGGATTCCAAATAAAAAAATATTCAATTAA
- a CDS encoding ATP-binding protein, translating into MRNFFKITSHVNISLRFLLIVPFLIQISVTVGLVGYLSYQNGQKTVNELVTQIMDKTSNVVNQHLNNYLAVPNQLNQMNADAVETGMLNLQNLEVGGRYFWKQMQLHENLGYNGYILATGKGAGAGNYANKKLKTLEIFPKVVKGVSTIYSYATDNQGNKTTLLNTYNYNGLEQPWYTETVKAGKPIWSGVHPWTGAFNSDSIAASANYPIYDKSGKLFAVFGVDLLLSNISNFLEKIHVSNNGVIFIIERNGLLIADSSSTKPYKIVNNAQTKRITATDSTSPLIRATAQYLQQKPGNLQLIQDPQQLRFNFQGNNQFVKVTPWRDQLGLDWLVVLAVPESDFMGQIQDNTRNTIFLCLATLVVASLMGIYTSSWITKPILDLSQASRVIADGDFNKSVELKGINELEILGQSFNHMARQLQESFTALETANQNLEQSNTELEQRVEARTLELQATIQELHHTQTQMVQSEKMSALGQMVAGVAHEINNPVNFIHGNLSHIEQYTEDLLSLAQLYQNYLPEPPVEITEKLNEIDFGFLEEDLGKILKSMEMGTTRIQEIVLSLRNFSRLDEAEVKEVDIHEGIDSTLVILNNRLKAKSDRMGIEVIKEYGKLPLIDCYAGQLNQVFMNILNNAIDALEERDKVRSLDEINTQPSKIKISTAYQDGCICIHIADNGLGIREEDSSNVFNPFFTTKPVGKGTGLGLSISYHIITQKHGGKFYFHSTPGEGTEFVIQLPMGT; encoded by the coding sequence ATGAGAAATTTTTTCAAAATTACAAGTCATGTCAATATTTCATTACGTTTCCTGTTAATTGTCCCCTTTCTCATTCAAATTTCGGTGACTGTGGGTTTAGTTGGGTATCTCTCCTACCAAAATGGGCAGAAAACAGTCAATGAGTTAGTAACTCAAATTATGGACAAAACCAGTAACGTAGTAAATCAACATTTGAATAACTACTTGGCAGTTCCAAATCAACTAAATCAGATGAATGCTGATGCGGTTGAAACAGGAATGTTGAATTTACAAAACCTGGAAGTTGGAGGACGATATTTCTGGAAACAGATGCAGCTTCATGAAAATTTAGGCTATAACGGCTACATTTTAGCTACTGGTAAAGGGGCTGGCGCTGGTAACTATGCCAACAAAAAACTAAAGACATTAGAAATATTTCCGAAGGTGGTTAAGGGAGTATCAACAATTTATTCCTATGCTACGGATAATCAAGGTAATAAAACAACGCTACTCAATACTTATAATTACAACGGCTTAGAACAACCTTGGTATACAGAGACCGTAAAAGCTGGTAAACCGATTTGGAGCGGTGTTCATCCTTGGACTGGTGCTTTTAACTCTGATTCTATTGCAGCATCGGCAAATTATCCTATTTATGACAAAAGTGGTAAATTATTTGCTGTCTTTGGAGTTGATTTACTGCTTTCTAATATCAGTAATTTTCTAGAAAAGATTCACGTTAGTAACAATGGCGTTATTTTTATAATTGAGCGTAATGGTCTATTAATTGCCGATTCTAGTTCTACAAAGCCTTACAAAATCGTCAATAATGCTCAAACTAAGCGGATCACTGCAACTGATAGTACTAGCCCCCTAATTCGAGCAACTGCCCAGTATTTACAGCAAAAACCGGGTAATTTGCAGCTGATTCAAGACCCACAACAGTTGAGATTTAATTTTCAGGGTAATAACCAATTTGTCAAAGTCACTCCTTGGCGTGACCAGTTGGGTTTGGACTGGTTGGTTGTCTTGGCCGTTCCCGAATCGGATTTTATGGGGCAAATTCAAGACAACACACGTAACACAATCTTTTTGTGTCTGGCGACTTTGGTGGTGGCATCTCTTATGGGTATTTATACATCTAGTTGGATTACTAAACCCATTTTAGATTTGAGTCAAGCAAGTCGAGTAATTGCTGATGGCGATTTCAACAAATCGGTAGAGCTAAAAGGTATTAATGAATTAGAAATACTTGGCCAGTCTTTTAACCATATGGCTAGACAACTACAAGAATCTTTTACCGCTTTAGAAACTGCTAACCAAAACTTAGAACAGTCTAATACTGAACTAGAACAACGGGTAGAAGCACGAACACTTGAACTGCAAGCAACAATTCAAGAATTACACCACACTCAAACTCAGATGGTGCAGAGTGAAAAAATGTCTGCCCTCGGTCAAATGGTGGCGGGTGTAGCTCATGAAATCAACAATCCTGTCAATTTCATTCATGGCAATCTTAGCCATATTGAACAGTACACTGAGGATTTGTTGTCTTTAGCACAATTGTATCAAAATTACTTACCTGAACCACCTGTAGAAATTACAGAGAAACTAAATGAAATTGATTTTGGATTTTTGGAAGAGGACTTAGGCAAAATACTCAAGTCAATGGAAATGGGAACGACGCGGATTCAGGAAATTGTGTTGTCATTACGAAATTTTTCGCGTTTAGATGAGGCAGAAGTGAAAGAGGTTGATATTCATGAAGGGATTGATAGTACGTTGGTGATTTTAAATAACCGCCTCAAAGCCAAGTCTGATCGTATGGGCATTGAGGTGATTAAAGAGTACGGAAAGTTGCCTTTGATTGATTGCTACGCAGGTCAACTCAATCAAGTGTTTATGAATATACTGAACAATGCCATTGATGCTCTAGAAGAAAGGGATAAAGTGCGATCGCTAGACGAAATCAATACTCAACCTAGCAAAATCAAGATTTCTACAGCATATCAAGATGGCTGCATTTGTATTCACATCGCAGATAATGGGCTTGGTATCAGAGAAGAAGATAGTTCCAATGTCTTTAATCCATTTTTCACTACCAAACCTGTAGGTAAGGGAACTGGCTTAGGTTTATCCATTAGCTATCACATTATTACCCAAAAACACGGCGGCAAATTTTATTTTCACTCAACCCCTGGAGAAGGAACAGAGTTTGTAATTCAGTTACCTATGGGTACTTAG
- a CDS encoding HAD family hydrolase — MTANSPTILALDFDGVICDGLIEYFEVAWRTYCQIWSSANDTPPDDLALRFYRLRPVIETGWEMPVLIKALIEGFSDDKILQKWANITPQILGADNLDAKEVAKKLDTLRDEWIATDLDGWLSLHKFYPGVIERLKMTLVSGVNLYIVTTKEGRFVKQLLQREGVDLQPASIFGKEVKRPKYETLRELIEKANTKPASLWFVEDRLKTLQLVQKQSDLAHVQLFLADWGYNTQPEREAGADDSRIQVISLSQFSQDFSKWI, encoded by the coding sequence ATGACAGCAAATAGTCCTACGATATTAGCCTTAGATTTTGATGGAGTGATTTGCGATGGACTAATTGAATATTTTGAGGTAGCGTGGCGTACCTACTGTCAAATTTGGTCATCTGCTAACGACACACCACCGGATGATTTAGCTTTAAGATTCTATCGCTTGCGTCCTGTAATTGAAACCGGTTGGGAAATGCCTGTTTTAATTAAAGCCTTAATTGAGGGTTTTTCTGATGATAAAATTTTGCAAAAATGGGCAAATATTACTCCTCAGATTTTAGGCGCAGATAACTTAGATGCAAAAGAAGTTGCCAAAAAACTTGACACCTTGCGAGATGAATGGATAGCTACAGATTTAGATGGTTGGTTAAGTTTGCATAAATTCTATCCAGGGGTGATAGAAAGACTAAAAATGACTCTTGTTAGCGGAGTGAATTTATACATTGTCACTACTAAGGAAGGTCGTTTTGTCAAGCAATTATTACAAAGAGAAGGAGTTGATTTACAACCTGCATCCATTTTTGGGAAGGAAGTAAAACGACCAAAATATGAAACTTTACGGGAATTAATTGAGAAAGCAAATACCAAACCAGCGAGTTTGTGGTTTGTTGAAGATAGACTGAAAACATTACAATTAGTCCAAAAACAATCAGACTTAGCCCATGTTCAACTTTTCTTAGCCGATTGGGGTTATAATACTCAACCAGAAAGGGAAGCAGGAGCAGATGATTCACGTATTCAGGTAATATCACTTTCTCAGTTTTCTCAAGATTTCTCTAAGTGGATTTGA